The Parabacteroides sp. AD58 genome includes a window with the following:
- the dut gene encoding dUTP diphosphatase — MKVQIINKSHHPLPAYATTQSAGMDIRANLSEPVELKPLERKLIPTGLYIALPDGYEAQMRPRSGLAIKHGITLLNTPGTIDADYRGEIGVILVNLSNEPFVINDGERICQMVIASYQQVEWEAVEVLDDTERGAGGFGHTGKN; from the coding sequence ATGAAAGTACAGATTATCAATAAATCGCATCATCCGCTGCCGGCTTATGCCACTACGCAGTCGGCCGGTATGGATATCCGTGCCAACCTCTCAGAGCCGGTAGAGCTCAAGCCCCTGGAAAGAAAGCTGATCCCGACAGGCTTGTATATCGCTCTTCCCGACGGCTATGAGGCCCAGATGCGTCCCCGGAGCGGACTGGCCATCAAACATGGAATCACCCTGCTGAATACGCCGGGTACCATCGATGCCGACTATCGGGGGGAAATCGGAGTCATCCTCGTCAATCTGTCGAACGAACCCTTTGTCATCAACGATGGCGAACGGATCTGTCAGATGGTCATTGCCTCCTACCAGCAGGTAGAATGGGAAGCGGTCGAAGTCCTCGACGATACCGAACGGGGAGCCGGCGGATTCGGTCACACGGGGAAAAACTGA